One Ostrinia nubilalis chromosome 6, ilOstNubi1.1, whole genome shotgun sequence genomic region harbors:
- the LOC135073014 gene encoding BOS complex subunit TMEM147 — MTLYHFGNCLALVYAPYHMAYKFSGISEYATFSKCVYAGGLYIFTQLCKMLLLATFFPDSDSAQLDGEYDVFLEILKATVDFADLLGLYFALNAVPGKGHAKILTAAIGWASAEVLVSRSILLWVGARGAEFDWRYVRACAESNVALLQHAGAAALVWLASRSDLPRRHAPLVLALLAVAPYRSLLEDAVAAILSLNPWALLALRAVHAAVVGLTALAMYAVLAQQIGF; from the exons atgacaCTTTATCATTTCGGTAATTGCCTAGCCTTAGTCTACGCGCCGTATCATATGGCATACAAGTTTTCAGGGAT CTCTGAATATGCGACCTTCTCGAAATGCGTTTATGCAGGTGGATTGTACATCTTTACACAGCTATGTAAAATGTTACTATTGGCTACATTCTTTCCCGACTCTGATAGTGCTCAATTAGATGGTGAATATGATGTGTTTCTG GAGATCCTGAAGGCCACGGTGGACTTTGCTGACTTGCTGGGGTTGTACTTTGCTCTAAACGCAGTTCCTGGAAAAGGACATGCTAAGATATTAACTGCTGCTATTGGTTGGGCCAGCGCTGAG GTGCTAGTATCGCGCAGCATACTTCTATGGGTGGGCGCGCGAGGTGCGGAGTTCGACTGGCGTTACGTACGCGCGTGCGCGGAATCCAACGTGGCGCTGCTACAGCACGCCGGCGCCGCCGCGCTGGTCTGGCTCGCGTCTCGCAGCGACCTGCCGCGAAGACACGCGCCGCTGGTACTCGCCCTGCTGGCTGTAGCACCCTACCGCTCCTTGCTCGAAGACGCCGTCGCTGCGATCCTGTCACTTAACCCCTGGGCGCTCCTGGCTCTCCGCGCCGTCCACGCCGCAGTCGTCGGCCTTACCGCCCTGGCTATGTACGCCGTCCTCGCCCAGCAGATCGGATTTTAA